One stretch of Oscillospiraceae bacterium DNA includes these proteins:
- the fmt gene encoding methionyl-tRNA formyltransferase — protein sequence MNLVFMGTPAFAVPSLRALLADGHRVAGVFTQPDKPCGRGYAVAFSPVKELALTHGIPVFQPETFRAGAATETLRALAPDLIAVVAYGRILPRAALEIPPVGCINLHASLLPKYRGAAPIQWAVTNGEAETGVTTMHMAPALDSGDIIYAESLSIGPDETAAALQERLMVLGASLLSRTVRAFADGVAPRTPQNDAEASFAPLLCREDGRIDWRADARQVCCLVRGMQPWPLAHTAPEHWKIYAARETGRRKEGAPGTVVAVGPGGLEVLCGDGYTVLITELQAKGGRRMAAADYARGHAMPRSLLAGEENGR from the coding sequence ATAAATCTTGTTTTTATGGGCACCCCGGCCTTTGCCGTGCCCTCGTTGCGGGCGCTGCTGGCGGACGGTCACCGGGTGGCGGGTGTATTCACCCAGCCGGACAAGCCGTGCGGGCGCGGATACGCCGTCGCGTTTTCTCCGGTCAAGGAATTGGCGCTGACCCACGGCATACCGGTCTTTCAGCCCGAGACATTCCGGGCCGGCGCGGCGACGGAGACGCTGCGCGCGCTGGCTCCGGATCTGATCGCGGTGGTCGCGTACGGGCGGATCCTGCCGCGGGCGGCGCTTGAGATCCCGCCGGTGGGCTGTATCAATCTGCACGCGTCGCTGCTGCCGAAGTACCGGGGGGCCGCGCCCATCCAGTGGGCTGTGACAAACGGAGAGGCCGAGACCGGTGTGACGACGATGCACATGGCCCCGGCGCTCGACAGCGGGGATATCATTTACGCCGAATCCCTCTCAATTGGGCCGGACGAGACGGCCGCCGCCCTGCAAGAGAGGCTGATGGTCCTGGGGGCGTCGCTGCTGTCGAGGACCGTGCGCGCGTTCGCGGACGGGGTGGCGCCGCGCACGCCGCAAAACGACGCCGAGGCCTCTTTCGCGCCTCTGTTGTGCCGCGAGGACGGGCGGATCGACTGGCGGGCCGACGCCCGTCAGGTTTGCTGCCTGGTGCGGGGGATGCAGCCCTGGCCGCTGGCCCACACCGCCCCGGAGCACTGGAAGATCTACGCCGCCCGGGAGACCGGCCGTCGGAAAGAGGGCGCGCCCGGCACCGTGGTCGCCGTCGGGCCGGGAGGACTGGAGGTCCTCTGCGGGGACGGATACACAGTGCTTATCACCGAGCTGCAGGCCAAGGGCGGCCGGCGCATGGCCGCGGCGGATTATGCCCGCGGCCACGCGATGCCGCGGTCTCTGCTGGCCGGAGAAGAGAACGGCCGATGA
- the rsmB gene encoding 16S rRNA (cytosine(967)-C(5))-methyltransferase RsmB: MKARDSVDVSPARSGALRVLAARRRGGWPDRALKDELRRGRFSARDAALCTRLSYGVLQNERLLDFYLATHSRLPLTRLEAGILDILRLGAYQIVFLDKIPNYAGVSACVDMARALSGAKAAGYVNAVLRALLRGSLPQPGGTDVERLSVLYSRPAWQVALYLDRLGPDECEALLRADNESPPIWVQVNPLRGRAEELAERLAADGVEAVPHPFVPDCLALSHTGDIEALETYRAGWFLVADPAARLAVSAARPQPGETVIDGCAAPGGKSFLTAMEMQNRGRILACDIHGHKMTLLEKGAARLGLSAVTPCRKDAGAFDPSLTESADLVIADLPCSGMGVVRKKPDIRDRDAEDVAGLPAVQRRLLCNLARYVRPGGRLLYVTCTLRTEENEAVADDFLQSHPAFAPKSFILPPPVGCTDGRITLWPHRVETDGFFIALFGRVGGGGEAV; encoded by the coding sequence ATGAAAGCAAGGGACAGTGTGGACGTGTCGCCGGCGCGCAGCGGCGCACTGCGGGTCCTGGCGGCGCGCCGCCGCGGCGGGTGGCCGGACAGGGCGCTGAAGGACGAACTGAGACGCGGGCGGTTTTCCGCCCGCGACGCGGCACTGTGCACGCGGCTCAGCTACGGCGTCTTGCAAAACGAAAGGCTGCTGGACTTCTATCTGGCGACCCATTCGCGCCTGCCGCTCACCCGACTGGAGGCCGGGATTCTGGATATCCTGCGCCTCGGCGCTTATCAAATTGTATTTTTGGATAAAATTCCCAATTATGCGGGCGTCTCAGCCTGTGTGGATATGGCGCGCGCGCTGTCCGGCGCCAAGGCGGCCGGTTATGTCAACGCGGTGCTGCGCGCGCTGTTGCGCGGATCGTTGCCTCAGCCCGGCGGCACGGACGTCGAGCGCCTCTCGGTGCTCTATAGCCGGCCTGCCTGGCAGGTGGCGCTGTACTTGGACCGGCTGGGGCCGGACGAGTGCGAGGCGCTGCTGCGCGCGGACAACGAAAGCCCGCCCATTTGGGTGCAGGTGAACCCCCTACGCGGCCGTGCGGAAGAACTGGCGGAGCGTCTTGCCGCGGACGGGGTGGAGGCGGTGCCTCATCCCTTTGTGCCCGATTGTCTGGCGCTCAGCCACACCGGGGACATCGAGGCGCTGGAGACGTACCGGGCGGGGTGGTTTCTGGTGGCCGATCCGGCCGCCCGGCTGGCCGTGTCGGCGGCGCGTCCGCAGCCCGGGGAGACGGTGATCGACGGTTGCGCCGCGCCGGGCGGCAAGAGTTTTCTCACGGCCATGGAGATGCAAAACCGCGGACGCATTCTGGCTTGCGACATACATGGGCACAAGATGACGCTGCTTGAGAAGGGCGCGGCGCGGCTGGGTCTTTCCGCCGTGACGCCGTGCCGCAAAGACGCGGGCGCGTTCGATCCGTCGCTGACGGAGAGCGCCGACCTGGTGATCGCCGATCTGCCCTGCTCAGGTATGGGTGTTGTGCGCAAGAAGCCGGACATCCGGGATCGAGACGCCGAGGATGTGGCGGGCCTGCCCGCCGTGCAGCGCAGGCTGCTTTGCAACCTCGCGCGCTATGTACGGCCGGGCGGGCGGCTTTTGTATGTCACCTGCACATTGCGGACGGAAGAAAATGAGGCGGTGGCGGACGACTTTCTGCAGAGCCATCCCGCCTTTGCGCCGAAGTCCTTTATATTGCCGCCGCCCGTCGGTTGCACGGACGGGCGCATCACGCTGTGGCCGCACCGTGTGGAGACGGACGGGTTTTTTATCGCGCTGTTCGGGCGTGTGGGCGGTGGAGGTGAGGCCGTATGA
- the rlmN gene encoding 23S rRNA (adenine(2503)-C(2))-methyltransferase RlmN, translating into MTGGLVELAACTPEELRTLLPEAPAYRAGQAFRWLQKGVRAFDEMTDLPLSLRERLAAIGYLTAPFATRRQTARDGTTKILWRLSDGQSVESVFMRYRHGNTVCLSTQAGCRQGCAFCASTVGGLIRNLTAGEMLAQVTGAARQVGAPVSGVVLMGIGEPLDNLDEVERFVRLLAHPDGLHMSPRRVSLSTCGLIDGIDRLAALALPLTLSVSLHAADDETRTRLMPGNPGVSALLDACRRYFKATGRRVSYEYILLRDVNDTEDRAHLLGRLLTGAPAHVNLIPYNPTGRGGFQPSRPDQIRRFAAAVASYGPSVTCRRRLGQEIDAACGQLRRQTGQNVVQ; encoded by the coding sequence ATGACGGGAGGACTGGTAGAGCTCGCCGCCTGTACGCCGGAGGAACTGCGGACTCTGCTGCCGGAGGCGCCGGCGTACCGCGCGGGACAGGCGTTTCGGTGGTTGCAAAAGGGCGTGCGTGCCTTCGATGAGATGACGGACCTGCCGCTGTCTCTCCGGGAACGGTTGGCGGCAATCGGGTACCTGACGGCGCCGTTCGCCACCCGGCGTCAGACGGCCCGCGACGGCACAACGAAGATTCTTTGGAGGCTGTCGGACGGACAGAGCGTCGAGAGCGTGTTCATGCGTTATCGGCACGGCAACACGGTGTGTCTTTCCACGCAGGCGGGTTGTCGGCAAGGTTGTGCCTTCTGTGCCTCCACAGTGGGGGGGCTGATCAGAAACCTGACCGCCGGGGAGATGCTGGCGCAGGTCACGGGCGCCGCCCGTCAGGTCGGTGCGCCCGTCTCCGGCGTGGTGCTCATGGGAATCGGGGAGCCGCTGGACAATCTGGACGAGGTCGAGCGCTTCGTGCGTCTGCTGGCGCACCCGGACGGGCTGCACATGAGCCCGCGCCGCGTGTCGCTGTCGACCTGCGGGCTGATCGACGGCATCGATCGGCTGGCGGCGCTGGCCCTGCCGCTCACGCTGTCCGTCTCCTTGCATGCGGCCGACGACGAGACGCGCACTCGACTCATGCCGGGCAATCCGGGGGTGTCCGCGTTGCTTGACGCTTGCCGGCGCTACTTCAAGGCCACGGGGCGGCGCGTCTCTTATGAATACATTCTCCTGCGGGATGTAAACGATACGGAGGACCGGGCGCATTTGCTGGGCCGTCTGCTGACGGGTGCGCCGGCCCACGTAAACCTGATCCCATATAACCCGACGGGGCGGGGCGGTTTTCAGCCGAGCCGGCCAGATCAGATCCGCCGTTTTGCCGCCGCCGTGGCTTCGTATGGGCCGAGTGTGACCTGCCGCAGAAGGCTGGGCCAAGAGATTGACGCCGCTTGCGGACAATTGCGTAGACAAACCGGACAAAATGTCGTACAATAA
- a CDS encoding Stp1/IreP family PP2C-type Ser/Thr phosphatase, translating to MNAWGITDQGKVRTQNQDAFFLHVSHESTQAVLAVCDGMGGARAGNVASELALEIFVEEVRRDLRASPDEQEMERMLAQAVEEANARVFARAQSSEAYAGMGTTLVGAILSGRQAAVVNIGDSRAYRVGTHGVSRVTRDHSLVEALIDKGDLTFEQARSHPSKNLITRALGTEPRVDCDLYTLDLAPGEYLLLCSDGLTNVVEDREILAEVLREGELSQRCRRLIELANDRGGPDNITVVVAQV from the coding sequence ATGAACGCATGGGGCATTACCGACCAGGGCAAGGTGCGCACCCAGAACCAAGACGCCTTTTTCCTGCATGTGTCGCATGAATCCACGCAGGCCGTTCTCGCGGTCTGCGACGGCATGGGGGGTGCGCGCGCCGGCAATGTGGCCTCCGAACTTGCGCTTGAGATCTTTGTGGAGGAGGTCCGCCGGGATTTGCGCGCGTCGCCGGACGAACAGGAGATGGAGCGAATGCTGGCACAGGCCGTCGAAGAGGCCAACGCGCGCGTCTTTGCGCGCGCGCAGTCCAGCGAGGCGTATGCGGGGATGGGTACGACGCTGGTCGGCGCCATCCTATCTGGTCGTCAGGCGGCCGTGGTGAACATCGGTGACAGCCGCGCGTACCGCGTCGGCACGCACGGCGTGAGTCGCGTAACGCGCGACCATTCGCTTGTGGAGGCGCTGATCGACAAGGGAGATCTCACCTTTGAGCAGGCGCGTTCCCATCCGAGCAAAAATCTGATCACCCGTGCGTTGGGCACGGAGCCCCGCGTGGACTGCGATCTGTACACCTTGGACCTGGCGCCGGGCGAGTATCTGCTGCTTTGTTCGGACGGGCTCACAAACGTGGTGGAGGACCGTGAGATCCTGGCCGAAGTGCTTCGGGAGGGTGAACTCTCTCAGCGCTGCCGTCGGTTGATTGAATTGGCAAACGACAGGGGCGGCCCCGACAACATCACGGTCGTGGTTGCGCAGGTATGA
- the pknB gene encoding Stk1 family PASTA domain-containing Ser/Thr kinase produces the protein MEKYIGKMLDNRYEILEVIGSGGMAVVYKARCHRLNRFVAVKILREDYARDADFRRRFHAESQAVAMLSHPNIVAVYDVSRSVDTEYIVMELIDGITLKQYMQRKGVLNWREALHFTTQIVKALSHAHGRGIIHRDIKPHNIMILRDGSVKVADFGIARLVSVQNTLTQEALGSVHYISPEQARGSHIDARSDLYSVGVVMYEMLTGRLPYEGDSPVSVAIQHINSMPLSPREVNAEVPEALEVITMKAMSASLTHRYTSAEAMLHDLEEFRKNPSISFDYDLSGLHPQEKAAVEEPTRSLGQTRDALNAVERPAPSARRRGAAAKGRGRGEARTEEVLEEEDYQIRRRNSKITVLTGVLAVLVFVAGLTFLISQLLGSNQPVEDVQVPRLVGLHYEREVRNNLQYAEDFAIVRSEEGEYSDEAEEGVILEQDPREGEMHKKGSTVTVTLSLGRYTFQLLDYTNMNYREAQRELAQLKLKFGEPEYVNSDLVEGMVVRTEPKNGDDVHEGDVIRLIVSKGPEVQMVRVPDLRDTMVDDLARVLEQLGLAMGAKRNVDSDKPVGTIVGQSVEANTEVEKKTVINVDVSLGPTVSPPPSDDPPPEGPDMPVNTPPSVGDLLITRTLRVALPSAPERVLLTVYVGSGIVRSESVSTLDMYYTCEVSGYADDTVMVYIDSVQYEEYRMSDLP, from the coding sequence GTGGAAAAATACATTGGTAAGATGCTGGACAACCGGTACGAGATATTAGAGGTCATCGGAAGCGGCGGCATGGCCGTGGTTTACAAGGCGCGTTGCCACAGACTCAACCGTTTTGTGGCTGTCAAAATCCTGCGGGAGGACTATGCCAGAGACGCCGATTTCCGCCGCCGGTTCCACGCGGAAAGCCAGGCCGTGGCGATGCTGTCGCATCCCAACATCGTTGCGGTGTATGACGTCAGCCGCTCCGTAGATACGGAATACATCGTCATGGAGCTAATCGACGGCATCACGCTCAAACAGTATATGCAGCGCAAGGGCGTGCTGAACTGGCGGGAGGCACTCCATTTTACCACGCAGATTGTCAAGGCGCTCAGCCATGCCCACGGGCGCGGAATCATCCACCGGGACATCAAACCCCACAACATCATGATCCTGCGCGACGGAAGCGTCAAGGTGGCCGACTTCGGCATCGCCCGGCTCGTGTCCGTGCAAAATACGCTGACGCAGGAGGCGCTGGGTTCCGTGCATTATATCTCGCCCGAGCAGGCGCGCGGGAGTCACATCGACGCCCGTTCAGACCTCTACTCCGTGGGCGTTGTGATGTACGAGATGCTGACCGGGCGGCTTCCGTACGAGGGCGATTCACCCGTGTCGGTGGCCATCCAGCATATCAACTCCATGCCGCTCTCGCCCCGCGAGGTCAACGCCGAGGTACCGGAGGCGCTGGAGGTCATCACCATGAAGGCTATGTCGGCCAGCCTGACCCATCGCTATACGTCGGCTGAGGCCATGCTGCACGACCTAGAAGAATTTAGAAAAAATCCGAGTATCAGTTTCGATTACGACCTCAGCGGTCTCCATCCGCAGGAGAAAGCGGCCGTGGAGGAACCGACTCGGTCGCTGGGGCAGACTCGAGACGCGTTGAACGCCGTCGAACGTCCGGCGCCGTCCGCTCGCCGGCGCGGCGCGGCGGCGAAGGGGCGTGGACGCGGCGAGGCGAGGACAGAGGAGGTTCTGGAGGAGGAGGACTATCAGATCCGCCGCCGCAACAGCAAAATCACCGTGCTCACCGGTGTGCTGGCGGTGCTTGTCTTTGTGGCGGGCCTCACGTTTTTGATTTCTCAGCTTCTGGGCAGCAATCAACCGGTGGAAGACGTACAGGTGCCGCGTCTGGTCGGGTTGCATTACGAGAGAGAGGTCAGAAACAATCTGCAGTACGCGGAAGATTTCGCGATTGTGCGCAGCGAAGAGGGGGAGTATTCGGACGAGGCGGAGGAGGGCGTCATTTTGGAGCAGGATCCGCGGGAGGGTGAGATGCACAAAAAGGGCAGTACGGTCACGGTGACGCTCAGCTTGGGGCGCTATACATTCCAGCTTCTCGATTATACCAACATGAATTACCGGGAGGCCCAGCGAGAGCTCGCTCAGCTCAAACTGAAATTCGGTGAACCGGAATATGTAAATTCCGATCTGGTGGAGGGCATGGTAGTCCGCACCGAGCCCAAAAACGGCGACGACGTACACGAGGGAGACGTCATCCGTCTCATCGTCAGCAAAGGGCCTGAGGTGCAGATGGTGCGCGTACCTGATCTGAGAGACACCATGGTGGATGATCTGGCGCGCGTGCTGGAGCAGCTGGGTCTTGCCATGGGCGCCAAGCGCAACGTGGACAGCGACAAACCCGTGGGTACGATCGTCGGACAGAGCGTCGAGGCGAACACAGAAGTCGAGAAAAAGACCGTGATCAACGTGGACGTCAGCCTGGGGCCGACCGTATCCCCGCCGCCTTCGGACGATCCGCCGCCGGAGGGCCCGGACATGCCCGTCAACACACCGCCTTCGGTGGGCGACTTGCTCATCACCCGGACGCTGCGTGTGGCGCTGCCGTCCGCGCCCGAGCGAGTGCTGCTCACGGTGTACGTCGGGAGCGGCATCGTCAGAAGCGAATCGGTCAGCACACTTGACATGTACTACACCTGCGAGGTGTCCGGATATGCGGACGACACCGTGATGGTCTATATCGACAGCGTGCAGTACGAGGAGTACCGCATGAGCGATCTGCCCTAA
- the rsgA gene encoding ribosome small subunit-dependent GTPase A: MVEREGLILKGVGGFYTVWDGEVSVVCKLRGRLRLVHLRPLPGDRVRIQVLPDGSGTIDEILPRKNAFVRPPVANIETLVVVGARAVPETDPFLIDRMTALAESKGIGVLICLNKIDLKPADELAEVCRAVGYPTVLLSAETGAGVDELARFIAGKVVAFTGNSGVGKSSLLNRLRPELALRVGEVSHRGGRGRHTTRHTELLPMQSGAWAADTPGFSTFDDESLEQIQLQALRDLFPEFRPFEDACRFTDCHHIGVAGCAVLEALARGAIPASRHASYARLYRAASGRRQF, encoded by the coding sequence ATGGTGGAACGCGAGGGATTGATTCTCAAAGGCGTCGGCGGGTTTTACACCGTCTGGGACGGCGAGGTCTCTGTCGTCTGCAAGCTGCGCGGTCGGTTGCGGCTGGTCCATCTCAGGCCCCTGCCCGGCGACCGCGTACGGATTCAGGTGCTGCCGGACGGTTCCGGTACCATCGACGAGATTTTGCCCCGGAAAAACGCATTTGTCCGCCCGCCTGTGGCCAACATCGAGACACTGGTCGTCGTCGGAGCCAGGGCCGTGCCCGAAACGGACCCGTTCCTCATCGACCGTATGACGGCTCTGGCGGAATCCAAGGGAATCGGCGTACTCATCTGTCTCAACAAAATCGATCTCAAGCCGGCGGACGAACTGGCGGAGGTGTGCCGCGCGGTCGGCTATCCGACCGTGCTTTTGAGCGCCGAAACGGGGGCGGGCGTCGATGAATTGGCGCGATTTATTGCCGGAAAGGTGGTTGCCTTTACAGGGAATTCCGGCGTGGGCAAGTCGAGTTTGCTCAACCGGCTCCGGCCGGAGCTTGCGCTCCGGGTGGGCGAAGTCAGCCATCGGGGCGGCCGGGGGCGGCACACCACGCGCCACACGGAACTCCTGCCTATGCAAAGCGGCGCCTGGGCGGCCGACACGCCGGGGTTTTCTACATTTGATGACGAGAGTCTGGAGCAGATCCAGTTGCAGGCGCTGCGGGATCTTTTTCCCGAGTTTAGGCCGTTTGAGGACGCCTGCCGGTTTACCGACTGTCACCACATCGGCGTGGCCGGCTGCGCCGTGCTGGAGGCGCTGGCGCGTGGGGCGATTCCGGCGTCCCGGCACGCGAGTTATGCGCGGCTCTACCGCGCCGCATCGGGGCGCAGGCAGTTCTGA
- a CDS encoding thiamine diphosphokinase produces the protein MRGLVLGAAPLGKPDYVPGYLRPDDMVLCADGGLRHARALGLRPHALIGDADSGGRWPPPGVSVIRLPREKDQTDLQACLDYGLQNGCDEFLLLGCGGGPRLDHFLGNLGLLEYCDERGARAQIVDARHEIRLHTGGLVTIQDPDAFVYLSLIPLDGCISGVTLRGLRFPLTDAALRRTETLGLSNEPLGAGEPVEIAIARGRALVVRAVRKRP, from the coding sequence ATGCGGGGTTTGGTGTTGGGGGCGGCGCCGCTGGGGAAGCCGGATTATGTACCGGGGTATCTGCGACCGGACGACATGGTGCTGTGCGCGGACGGCGGGCTGCGCCATGCGCGCGCGCTCGGTCTTCGGCCCCACGCGCTGATTGGGGACGCGGACTCCGGAGGGCGTTGGCCGCCGCCCGGCGTGTCGGTCATCCGTTTACCCCGGGAGAAGGACCAGACGGACCTGCAGGCCTGCCTGGACTACGGTCTGCAAAACGGCTGTGACGAGTTCCTCCTGTTGGGCTGCGGCGGTGGGCCTCGCCTTGACCATTTCCTGGGAAATTTAGGCCTGCTGGAGTACTGCGACGAGAGAGGCGCGCGCGCGCAGATTGTGGACGCGCGGCATGAGATTCGTCTCCACACCGGTGGTCTCGTGACCATTCAGGATCCGGACGCCTTTGTGTACCTCTCGCTCATTCCATTGGACGGCTGTATCTCCGGCGTGACGCTGCGCGGTCTGCGTTTTCCGCTCACAGACGCCGCATTGAGGCGGACGGAGACGCTGGGCCTCAGCAACGAGCCGTTGGGAGCGGGAGAACCCGTGGAGATAGCGATCGCCCGCGGCCGCGCGTTGGTGGTGCGGGCTGTGCGGAAGCGGCCGTAA